A region from the Lentisphaera profundi genome encodes:
- a CDS encoding sulfatase-like hydrolase/transferase — protein MKLHKLIILLSLSFNSMALQKPNILWIVSEDNSANWLGVYGNKNATTPNLDKLAGEGFTYTQCYSNAAVCAPSRSTWITGIHAVAMGTQPMRSHYPIPHDQISYFPDHLKKNGYYVSNHFKTDYNIGGRDDFDCWDNDKNDSQKIYGWKKAPKGKAFFCQINIHDSHESQAFGLIDQTRHDPKQITPFKYHPNTKVMRQNYARYLDNIEDMDRQVGNILKELKKDGLENNTIVIYSSDHGGVMFRSKRFIYNSGTHCPLILRIPPKYKELWPTQMPGSVIHRLVSFVDMPKTWLSISQSAIPANFQGRIFLGSEIEPEASFHFSFRERADERIDNARMIRDKEFIYIKNYLPFVPTGQNLMYPNIMKATQEWREQHQQGLTDSITGRIFGAKDSDELYDSNKDYDNINNLAKDEPYSQKLKELKQAMREYQLEIFDSGLLPESERLRLAQKYKMTIYELIRKPELYNLPALLDAADFAISAKNSDQVQLCNMLNSQDLGIRYWAATAFCRLNNLSKPSISKLKHCLSDESHEVRIFAAYALIKNGHSEEAYPCLRTLFDQKSYARLTLLNAIDWLKIGKQFIDELKAMDTDCHYEQDMRSLIFKNNGLPYDSNWAQNKYQRLEAEAISKRDSRP, from the coding sequence ATGAAATTGCACAAGCTCATCATCCTTCTTAGCTTATCATTCAATTCTATGGCTCTACAAAAGCCTAATATCCTGTGGATTGTCAGCGAAGATAATAGTGCCAACTGGTTAGGAGTTTACGGCAACAAAAATGCCACAACCCCCAATTTAGATAAACTTGCCGGCGAGGGCTTTACCTATACTCAATGTTATTCAAATGCGGCGGTATGTGCCCCTTCACGCTCTACATGGATTACAGGCATTCATGCGGTTGCTATGGGAACTCAGCCCATGCGTAGCCACTACCCTATCCCACACGATCAAATCAGCTATTTCCCCGATCACTTGAAAAAAAATGGCTATTACGTCTCCAATCACTTCAAAACAGATTACAATATTGGCGGACGCGACGATTTTGATTGCTGGGATAATGACAAAAATGATTCCCAAAAGATCTATGGGTGGAAGAAGGCTCCAAAAGGTAAAGCTTTCTTTTGCCAAATAAATATTCACGATTCCCACGAGAGCCAAGCCTTTGGCTTAATTGATCAAACCCGTCATGACCCCAAACAAATCACTCCCTTCAAATATCACCCAAATACTAAAGTCATGCGCCAGAACTATGCTCGTTATTTAGATAACATTGAGGACATGGATCGCCAGGTTGGAAACATCCTTAAAGAGCTTAAAAAGGATGGCCTGGAGAATAATACCATTGTAATCTATAGTTCTGATCACGGCGGTGTGATGTTCCGCAGCAAACGTTTTATCTATAATTCGGGAACTCACTGCCCGCTCATTTTGCGCATTCCGCCAAAATATAAAGAACTTTGGCCGACTCAAATGCCCGGGAGCGTTATTCACCGCCTGGTAAGTTTTGTGGATATGCCCAAAACCTGGCTCAGCATTAGTCAATCTGCGATTCCCGCAAATTTTCAGGGGCGTATATTTTTAGGCTCAGAAATTGAACCAGAAGCCTCATTTCACTTCTCCTTTCGCGAACGTGCTGATGAACGCATAGATAATGCTAGGATGATTAGAGATAAAGAATTTATTTACATCAAAAACTACCTGCCTTTTGTTCCCACCGGGCAGAACCTGATGTATCCCAATATTATGAAAGCGACTCAGGAATGGCGTGAACAACATCAACAAGGACTTACAGATAGCATTACAGGCCGTATCTTTGGCGCCAAAGATAGTGACGAGCTCTATGACTCCAACAAGGATTACGACAATATTAATAACCTTGCCAAGGACGAACCTTATAGTCAAAAACTTAAAGAGCTCAAGCAAGCCATGCGTGAGTATCAGCTAGAAATCTTTGATTCAGGCTTACTTCCCGAAAGTGAACGTTTGCGTTTAGCGCAAAAATATAAAATGACGATTTATGAACTCATCCGTAAACCGGAGCTTTATAATTTGCCCGCACTGCTAGATGCTGCCGATTTTGCGATCAGCGCAAAAAACTCAGATCAAGTACAGCTCTGTAATATGTTAAACTCCCAAGATCTAGGGATTCGCTATTGGGCGGCTACGGCTTTCTGCCGTTTAAACAACTTAAGTAAGCCATCCATAAGCAAACTTAAACACTGCCTTTCCGACGAGTCTCACGAGGTGCGCATTTTTGCGGCTTACGCGCTCATAAAAAATGGCCATAGCGAAGAAGCCTATCCATGCTTGCGAACCCTCTTTGATCAGAAAAGTTATGCTCGTCTTACTCTACTCAACGCCATAGACTGGCTCAAAATTGGCAAGCAATTTATTGATGAACTCAAAGCAATGGATACAGACTGTCATTATGAACAAGACATGCGCTCACTCATTTTCAAAAACAACGGACTTCCCTATGATTCCAACTGGGCACAAAATAAATACCAGCGTCTCGAAGCCGAAGCAATATCTAAAAGAGATTCAAGACCCTAA
- a CDS encoding alpha/beta hydrolase, whose protein sequence is MNLFSLLIMFGTIVQANDLRYFAEHDKREIKNEIIDSKHQLRLISSLPDNWQESDKRPAFVFIHGGGWVAGEPENFIPQMRYFASRGAVCFSVNYRLLKPKNYRWNKKLSDEENKINEQKKLQEFVAGPSLTELISDCEKAMITLCFSFLADDFVLSKQKNCPVSSIIIPKPISQWLKTGIRCPQVMPSSKNLKCGN, encoded by the coding sequence ATGAACCTTTTTTCGCTTCTAATTATGTTTGGAACCATCGTACAAGCTAATGATTTACGCTATTTTGCGGAACATGATAAACGCGAGATCAAAAATGAAATCATTGACTCAAAACATCAATTGCGCTTAATTTCCAGCTTGCCTGACAATTGGCAAGAATCTGATAAACGGCCCGCATTTGTCTTCATTCACGGCGGTGGTTGGGTCGCTGGAGAACCCGAGAATTTCATCCCCCAAATGCGTTACTTTGCATCTCGTGGTGCCGTATGCTTTAGTGTAAATTACCGTTTACTCAAGCCAAAAAATTACCGTTGGAATAAAAAACTAAGTGATGAAGAGAATAAAATTAATGAGCAGAAAAAGCTCCAAGAATTTGTTGCTGGTCCCTCATTAACTGAGCTAATTTCCGATTGTGAAAAGGCCATGATCACACTGTGCTTTAGCTTTCTGGCAGACGATTTTGTTTTATCAAAGCAAAAGAACTGTCCAGTATCTTCAATCATCATCCCGAAGCCTATAAGTCAATGGCTTAAAACAGGCATCAGATGTCCCCAAGTCATGCCATCTTCAAAAAATTTAAAGTGTGGGAATTAA
- a CDS encoding substrate-binding domain-containing protein, which produces MPGYKEVAQTMEQEIKDGKYEERLPTIDGLCDIYKVSRVTMQRAIGVLKKREVVNTSPKRGITVTRLKRPRSHVLGAVLHTKYGSPLHEQLIEGMYSEAEKFNEVVAVSAGTLGNVKKEVTQIKQLLEKQKVDGFVIWPSWNDGKVSPGVQYLIDEEIPFVVVPDDFQHQYRNCNLVTNRNDTGSSEVMTHLLGSSYKNILFVTKSTANTPSFTEKRYEQYKKSLGLANLKTYPIMNCKALAKKRKVFDGIDAVFCDTDECAIELVKICLQKGVSIPSDIALVGYDNTKIAHKLDITSIEQHFGNLGRLAIDVLLRDINGELEEKEHHTVQSELIIRNSSKR; this is translated from the coding sequence ATGCCCGGCTACAAAGAAGTTGCACAAACAATGGAACAAGAAATCAAAGACGGGAAGTATGAGGAACGCCTTCCCACAATTGATGGATTGTGTGATATTTATAAAGTCTCTAGAGTTACCATGCAGCGCGCCATTGGCGTACTGAAAAAGCGTGAAGTCGTCAACACTTCACCAAAACGAGGCATTACGGTCACTCGATTAAAGCGTCCGCGTTCTCATGTATTAGGTGCAGTATTACATACAAAATATGGTTCACCTCTTCACGAACAATTAATTGAAGGTATGTATAGCGAAGCAGAAAAGTTTAATGAAGTTGTCGCTGTATCAGCAGGAACACTCGGTAATGTAAAAAAAGAAGTCACGCAAATCAAGCAACTATTGGAGAAGCAAAAAGTCGATGGTTTCGTGATTTGGCCAAGTTGGAACGATGGCAAAGTCTCCCCGGGTGTTCAATATCTTATTGATGAAGAGATCCCCTTTGTTGTTGTTCCAGATGACTTTCAACACCAATATAGAAACTGTAATTTAGTGACTAATCGCAATGACACTGGTAGTTCTGAAGTCATGACTCACCTCTTAGGATCTTCATATAAAAACATCCTCTTTGTCACAAAAAGTACTGCTAATACTCCTAGTTTTACAGAAAAGCGTTATGAACAGTACAAAAAATCTTTGGGCTTAGCCAATTTAAAAACCTACCCAATAATGAACTGCAAAGCATTAGCAAAAAAAAGAAAAGTTTTCGATGGTATTGATGCCGTCTTTTGCGATACCGATGAGTGCGCAATTGAACTTGTAAAAATATGCTTACAAAAGGGTGTGAGTATCCCTAGCGATATTGCCTTAGTAGGCTACGACAACACCAAAATTGCTCATAAGCTAGATATCACTAGCATCGAGCAACACTTTGGAAATCTCGGTCGTTTAGCCATCGATGTCTTACTTCGTGACATCAACGGAGAACTTGAAGAGAAAGAACACCATACAGTTCAGTCTGAACTCATTATAAGAAATAGTAGTAAACGGTAA
- a CDS encoding glycoside hydrolase family 31 protein — protein sequence MIKVDGINTAFKDSLSVKAGQLITIPTGNHSWYGHGFNHQQSWPLKEIQNDFFAVNNIQSPLWMNSNGEAFLADTCQALQVDFLAERSLNISCKKNFRLRYFKAQNLSELWKKLASILHWQKPKIKDDMWGDSLFCTWTQYPRAINQERIINMARDIQKYDYPCSTIIIDDRWESCFGELEFGNDFPDPKSMITQLHDMGFKVWLWVTPFVNCESKYFSELEKSLSLVPHKNGKEAATFRWWGGTAGLVDLTQYSGKSWYKSKLNKLKDLGVDGFKIDGGDAKYMPSDEITKWDMDPSAYADLLLEIFEEIVPGNCESRAAWMSQNRNIIWRLGGKDSHWGEDNGLKALLNLSFHLSLCGYDALIPDMIPGRVQTMNSDDPLVKDELMIRWTELSCFMPFVQFSYFPWNYCKETENTIKGFAKVHKALQNYIANMAKDNSAPLIQPMEFAFPNSGMKNICNQYLLGPDLMICPVLDPGINQRKVIIPNDEFIDAWSGQEMKKGEFIIDTPCPGIGLFVRKQNKQLFNILNTALKSIERGSTPLNTCTSSHKCGLNRDLSVTG from the coding sequence ATGATAAAGGTAGATGGCATAAACACAGCTTTTAAGGATAGCCTATCCGTAAAAGCTGGTCAGTTAATTACCATACCCACAGGTAATCATTCGTGGTATGGTCATGGCTTTAACCATCAGCAAAGCTGGCCATTAAAAGAAATACAAAATGATTTTTTTGCGGTTAACAATATTCAATCACCCCTGTGGATGAATTCTAATGGAGAAGCTTTTTTAGCAGATACCTGCCAAGCTCTTCAAGTCGATTTCCTTGCAGAACGTTCGCTCAATATATCCTGTAAAAAAAACTTCAGACTTCGTTATTTCAAAGCTCAAAACCTTTCTGAACTTTGGAAGAAGCTCGCCTCAATTCTCCATTGGCAAAAACCGAAAATAAAAGACGATATGTGGGGCGACTCACTATTTTGCACCTGGACTCAATACCCTCGGGCTATTAACCAGGAACGCATTATCAATATGGCCAGGGACATTCAAAAATACGATTACCCCTGCTCAACCATCATCATAGATGATCGCTGGGAATCCTGCTTTGGTGAACTCGAATTCGGCAATGATTTCCCCGACCCAAAATCAATGATCACACAATTACATGATATGGGTTTCAAAGTTTGGTTGTGGGTAACTCCATTTGTAAATTGCGAATCTAAATATTTCTCTGAATTGGAAAAAAGCCTCTCCCTCGTACCCCATAAAAATGGTAAGGAAGCCGCTACATTTCGATGGTGGGGCGGTACCGCAGGCTTAGTCGATTTAACTCAATACTCGGGTAAAAGTTGGTACAAATCAAAACTAAATAAATTAAAAGATCTCGGTGTTGATGGCTTTAAAATAGATGGTGGTGACGCCAAGTATATGCCCTCAGATGAGATCACAAAATGGGATATGGATCCTTCTGCATACGCAGATTTATTGCTTGAAATTTTTGAGGAAATTGTACCGGGAAATTGTGAATCTAGAGCTGCATGGATGAGTCAAAATCGCAATATTATTTGGCGCTTAGGAGGCAAGGACTCTCACTGGGGAGAAGATAATGGCCTTAAGGCACTGCTTAACTTAAGTTTCCACCTCTCCCTCTGTGGCTATGACGCTCTAATACCCGATATGATCCCGGGACGAGTACAAACCATGAATTCAGATGACCCACTGGTTAAAGATGAGCTCATGATTCGCTGGACCGAATTAAGCTGTTTTATGCCCTTTGTACAATTTAGTTATTTCCCGTGGAACTACTGTAAAGAAACAGAGAATACAATTAAGGGCTTCGCCAAGGTCCATAAAGCTCTTCAGAACTACATTGCTAATATGGCTAAAGATAATTCTGCACCACTTATCCAGCCTATGGAATTTGCCTTCCCAAATTCAGGTATGAAAAATATTTGTAATCAATACCTTTTGGGTCCCGACCTAATGATCTGCCCAGTTTTAGACCCAGGGATCAATCAGCGCAAGGTCATTATTCCCAACGACGAGTTCATTGATGCATGGAGTGGGCAAGAAATGAAAAAGGGAGAGTTCATTATAGATACGCCCTGCCCAGGTATTGGTCTGTTTGTAAGAAAACAAAACAAGCAACTATTTAATATTTTAAATACTGCTTTAAAGAGTATCGAGCGCGGTTCAACTCCCTTAAACACCTGCACTTCCAGCCATAAATGCGGCTTAAATCGCGATTTAAGTGTGACTGGTTAA
- a CDS encoding Gfo/Idh/MocA family protein produces MNKIKIAIIGLNFGKNIVDQLMTDESTTDFELVKVCDLDSSNLKQVEEQYNISGTTDFNEILNDPEIDAVGLFTGPSGRADFLKKIISSGKDVMTTKPFEVDCEAALEVLEKAQEMGRIIHLNSPAPCLPHDLNLIKKWQIKHTLGRAISCNMSVWCSYREVADGSWYDDPSKCPVPPIFRLGIYLINDLVQIFGEADSVSVTSSKIFTKRPTADNANLTILFKNGAIANIFASFCINDGDAYKNSMSLNFENGTVYRNVGIKQSQGMENAELGLIMGDFDKGRTIVEEEFIPVCSGQYQWKNFAKAIRKEKLTDEITPKDIVSGLKIIAAMSIADQGNGSAKISNSVCMP; encoded by the coding sequence ATGAACAAAATTAAAATTGCCATTATCGGCCTCAATTTCGGCAAAAATATTGTTGATCAATTAATGACTGATGAAAGCACTACTGACTTTGAATTAGTTAAAGTCTGCGATCTTGATTCAAGTAATTTAAAACAGGTTGAAGAACAATATAACATTTCTGGTACCACCGATTTTAATGAGATTCTTAATGATCCCGAAATAGATGCAGTGGGACTTTTTACTGGACCAAGTGGACGTGCTGATTTTTTGAAAAAAATTATTTCCTCAGGCAAAGATGTAATGACCACAAAACCCTTTGAAGTGGATTGTGAAGCTGCTTTGGAAGTCTTGGAGAAAGCCCAAGAAATGGGAAGAATCATTCATTTAAATTCACCGGCTCCATGCCTTCCTCATGATTTAAATTTAATTAAAAAATGGCAAATAAAACATACTCTTGGAAGGGCTATCAGCTGTAATATGAGTGTGTGGTGTTCTTACCGTGAAGTCGCTGATGGTTCGTGGTACGACGATCCCTCGAAATGCCCTGTACCACCAATTTTCAGGCTGGGAATTTATCTCATCAATGACTTGGTGCAAATTTTTGGTGAAGCCGATAGTGTGAGTGTGACATCAAGTAAAATATTTACCAAAAGACCCACTGCAGACAACGCAAATTTGACGATCCTGTTCAAAAATGGTGCTATTGCCAATATTTTTGCTTCCTTCTGCATTAACGATGGTGATGCCTACAAAAATAGCATGTCTTTAAACTTCGAGAATGGCACTGTATACCGCAATGTTGGGATTAAACAAAGTCAGGGAATGGAGAATGCCGAACTGGGCTTAATTATGGGGGATTTTGATAAAGGACGAACCATAGTTGAAGAAGAATTCATCCCCGTGTGCAGTGGTCAATATCAATGGAAAAACTTTGCCAAAGCCATTCGCAAAGAAAAACTTACCGACGAAATAACACCTAAGGACATAGTTTCAGGACTCAAAATAATTGCAGCTATGTCTATTGCTGACCAAGGCAATGGTAGTGCTAAAATAAGCAATTCGGTTTGCATGCCATGA
- a CDS encoding anaerobic sulfatase maturase, which produces MPTKPFHILAKPSGPICNLDCDYCFYLDKVELFENEKSFKMPPDVLEQHIKTYISSQVNNGSEINFAWQGGEPTLMGLDYFKKIVELQKKYAPAHANITNAMQTNGTLLDDEWCIFLRENNFLVGISIDGPEDLHDHYRKDKARRGTFNQVMKGLLLLQQHNVEYNTLTVVQSHNGDHPKRVYEFLKSIGSKFMQFIPIVEPTHGSKVNERSVRPKQWGDFMISIFEQWRQADIGKIFIQHFDGALANELKMPGSICVHSPECGRSLAIEHNGNVYSCDHFVYDKDLVGNIMTQSYEDIVDSPQQQQFGRDKYEKMPSKCLKCPVRPQCHGGCPAHRFTSTSNGEKHLNYLCEGYFNFFTHLNPYLKAMGLALRKRIPATEYFRFMPKQDLGRNDPCPCRSGKKYKSCHA; this is translated from the coding sequence ATGCCAACAAAACCCTTTCATATTCTCGCCAAACCTTCGGGACCTATTTGTAACCTGGATTGCGACTATTGTTTCTACTTAGATAAGGTTGAACTCTTTGAGAATGAAAAATCTTTCAAAATGCCTCCAGATGTGCTAGAACAGCACATAAAAACCTACATCTCGTCCCAAGTCAACAATGGCTCAGAAATCAACTTTGCCTGGCAGGGAGGTGAACCCACCTTGATGGGACTGGATTACTTCAAAAAGATTGTTGAACTCCAAAAAAAATACGCCCCAGCTCATGCCAATATCACAAATGCCATGCAAACCAATGGTACTCTATTAGATGATGAATGGTGTATCTTTTTAAGGGAGAATAATTTTCTAGTAGGTATCAGTATTGATGGCCCAGAAGATCTACACGATCACTACCGCAAAGACAAAGCTCGCCGCGGCACTTTTAATCAAGTAATGAAGGGGCTTTTGCTGCTTCAGCAACACAATGTTGAATACAATACTCTAACTGTGGTTCAAAGTCATAATGGCGATCACCCCAAAAGAGTTTATGAATTCCTTAAATCCATAGGCTCCAAATTCATGCAATTCATCCCCATCGTTGAACCAACTCATGGCTCTAAGGTCAATGAGCGCTCGGTGCGACCCAAGCAATGGGGGGACTTTATGATCAGTATTTTTGAACAATGGCGTCAGGCAGATATTGGAAAAATATTCATTCAGCATTTCGATGGTGCCTTAGCTAATGAGCTCAAAATGCCCGGATCCATCTGTGTCCACTCCCCTGAATGTGGACGTTCTTTAGCTATTGAACACAACGGAAATGTCTATAGTTGCGATCACTTTGTTTACGACAAGGATTTAGTTGGTAACATCATGACCCAATCCTATGAGGACATTGTTGATAGTCCACAACAACAACAATTTGGCCGTGATAAGTATGAAAAAATGCCGAGCAAATGCCTTAAGTGTCCCGTTCGTCCCCAATGCCATGGCGGATGCCCTGCCCACCGCTTTACCAGTACTTCCAATGGCGAAAAGCACCTCAACTACCTCTGTGAAGGTTATTTTAATTTCTTCACTCACCTCAATCCATACTTAAAAGCCATGGGCTTAGCTCTTCGCAAAAGAATTCCGGCCACCGAATACTTCCGTTTTATGCCCAAACAAGATCTAGGGCGCAATGATCCTTGCCCTTGCCGAAGTGGCAAAAAATACAAATCCTGCCATGCTTAA
- a CDS encoding histidine phosphatase family protein has protein sequence MKLHLIRHAKTRANANGFLSCEAEEPLNQEGFQQASLLAKYIATIQFDKIWCSPLLRAKQTLAPFIESARFTPEYLPLLCEGQLNLNPSAPISTPEFSKESNLPKASESVGSFRGRVSEFLSMVASENTDITVICITHGHFIREALNLFLGASNYTRFPIGNCSDTLIELGEHQFIHYVNRTTI, from the coding sequence ATGAAATTACATTTAATTAGACATGCTAAGACTAGGGCTAATGCTAATGGCTTCTTGTCTTGTGAAGCTGAAGAGCCTTTGAATCAGGAGGGCTTCCAACAAGCAAGCTTGTTGGCAAAGTATATTGCCACAATTCAGTTCGATAAAATTTGGTGTAGCCCCCTTTTAAGAGCTAAACAAACACTTGCCCCATTTATAGAGTCAGCTCGGTTTACGCCTGAATATTTGCCTCTTTTATGTGAAGGTCAATTGAATCTTAACCCTTCTGCTCCTATCTCTACTCCCGAATTTTCCAAAGAATCAAATCTTCCTAAAGCTTCCGAGTCTGTTGGCAGTTTTCGAGGTCGAGTTTCAGAGTTTCTTTCAATGGTCGCTAGTGAAAACACAGATATAACAGTTATTTGTATCACCCATGGTCACTTTATTCGTGAAGCCTTAAATCTATTTTTAGGTGCGTCAAATTATACAAGGTTTCCAATCGGCAATTGCTCAGACACTTTAATTGAGCTAGGTGAGCATCAATTTATTCACTACGTAAACCGAACCACAATCTAA